The window CGCCATTGCCGACTGCATCCAGACTGCAGCTGAGGAGACCACTGGGCATACGCCGTCTTTCCCCGCAGCGCTTGTGATCATTCACCGCTATCCTCTCATCACGGTGGATTTACTCGGCCAATATTTACAGCTTTCGCAATCGGGGGCAGCTCGCTTGGTGGAGCGACTCGTGCAACGACAGCTGGTTGAGCGTCGCCGAGGTGACGACCGTCGCTTTGTTCAGCTTCAGCTCACCGCTGCCGGGCACACCCTGGTTGAAGCTATCCAACAGGCCAAGGTGGACGCGATCGCCCATTTGCTACAGCCCTTAACGCAGCCAGAACAGCAAAAACTCCTGTCATTGCTGACTAAACTTGCAGAAAACGCGAGCAATACAGAATCGGTTGAAGAGTATATCTGTCGCTT is drawn from Leptolyngbya sp. SIO1E4 and contains these coding sequences:
- a CDS encoding MarR family transcriptional regulator yields the protein MNSQLINLMGAAAIAIADCIQTAAEETTGHTPSFPAALVIIHRYPLITVDLLGQYLQLSQSGAARLVERLVQRQLVERRRGDDRRFVQLQLTAAGHTLVEAIQQAKVDAIAHLLQPLTQPEQQKLLSLLTKLAENASNTESVEEYICRFCDAQVCPLSACQTRVQAWQKAF